Within the Longimicrobiaceae bacterium genome, the region CGGATGGACGTGTCGCGCACGGATACGTCGCGCAGCACCCGCGGCACGATGCGCCACCGCTCGAACGCGGCGCGGTTCGCGGTCATCGTGCCCTCGCTGCCCGCCCCGCCCGCGATGTACGCGAACGCCTCGCGCGACATGGCCTTACGTGCGGCTTCCTCCAGCCGCGCGGAATCCACCGGCACGGCCGGACGCTTGCCCGCGACGCCGCGCAGGTAGATGGCGCGCTGCCGCTCCCGTCCCACGTCCGCCCCAAGCCCTCGCCGCCCGTCGCTCATCTGCGCTCGTGTCCTTGGTCCGTGGATGATGTCCCGGCGCCGCCTTCGTCCCCCGTCAGCCCGCGTCGTGGCCGAGCGCGACCATCTCGGAGACGGTGACGAAGCGGTAGCCGCGCGCCCGCAGTCCGTCCACGATGCCCGGCACCGCGGCGCGCGAGGTGGCGCGGCTGGGATACATGACGTGCAGCAGGATGATGGAGCCCGGCCGCGTCCGCTCCAGCACGTGCCGCACGATGCCTTCCGGTGTCGCCGCCACCTCCGCGTACGAGTCCGGCTCCACGTCCCACGTGACCGTCGTGCGCCCGTGGCGGCTGAGGTACAGCGGGAGCGCGATGCCTTTCTTCCCGAACGGCGGGCGGAAGAGGATGGGCCGGTGGTATCCAGCCGCGCGAATCTGCAGGTCCGTCCGCTCGATCTCGCCGCGGATGAAGGCGGGGGGCTTAAGGAGCATCCGCGGGTGCGACCACGTGTGGTTGCCCAGCTCCTCGCCCGCAGCGACGAGCCGCCGCGCCAGGTCCGGGTGCCGTTCCGTCTCCGCGCCCGTGACGAAGAACGTGGCGCGGACGCCCCGCCGTT harbors:
- a CDS encoding polysaccharide deacetylase family protein — protein: MRFFRSHRWIVALTAAAGVCLLLIGAYTLVSSRTWQTFGRIVPRVETREKVVALTFDDGPTPLGIDSVLPMLQRRGVRATFFVTGAETERHPDLARRLVAAGEELGNHTWSHPRMLLKPPAFIRGEIERTDLQIRAAGYHRPILFRPPFGKKGIALPLYLSRHGRTTVTWDVEPDSYAEVAATPEGIVRHVLERTRPGSIILLHVMYPSRATSRAAVPGIVDGLRARGYRFVTVSEMVALGHDAG